CCGACCGGCCGGGTCATGAAGCCTGCCGAGGTGGAGGCCGCGGTCGCGATCGCCAAAAAGCACAACCTCGTCCTCATCTGCGATGAGATTTACGACAAGCTCTGCTACGACGGCCCCAACGTCAGCCCGATCGCCCTGGCCCCGGACAACGCCCTCATCCTGCGCGGCTTCGGCAAGACCTACGGCATGACCGGCTGGCGCATGGGTTATGCGGCCGGCCCGGCCTGGCTCATCGAAGAAATGACCAAGCTGCATCAGTACACTTATGTATGTGCCCCTTCGATGGCCCAGTTCGCGACGCTCACCGCCCTGGAGACCGATGTGTCCGGCCATCGCCGGGACTATTCCGCCAAGCGCGATCTGGTGTGCGATCTGCTCAAGGGCTCATTCGATTTCGTCCGGCCCGGCGGCGGCTTTTACGTCTTCCCGCCTGCGCCGAAGTCATTTCCAAACGCCACCGCCTTCGCCGAGGCGGCCATGAAGGAAAGCGTCATCGTCATCCCCGGCGGCATCTTCTCTCAACGCGACACCCACTTCCGCATCAGTTACGCGGCGTCGGACGCCATGCTGCGGCGCGGCTGCGAGGTCCTGTGCCGACTCGCCCGTTAGCCCCGCCGAACATGAACACGATCGCGCCGTTCGGATTGACTCACGCACCAGCGAGCCGTAGAGTCCCCAAGGGGCGGATTCATCGTCGATTACAATGAGCCCAAGCGTGCCACGGATCATCGATCATCGCTGGATATCACCATCTATCGCCGTGGGTCTGATTGCAATGGCCGGTTGTTTCGCCCGGCCCGACACCCCGCAAAGCGACCCCCAGATCGACGCGGAGAACTCCCCCTTCAAGGTCCCCGTTCAGACCAATCGAACGTCGAATTTCGATCGTCCGGCGCAGCGCCTCGTCGTCGAGTTCTCTGTTTTTCGCTGGACGGCCCCGAAGGGCGTGTTCACCGCCGCGGATTCCATTATCTGGAAGCGCGTCGCCGGCGTCCTGTCCTCCTCCAACACAACCATGCATCTGGCCGACAGCGGCTTTCGCGCGGCCATCGGCCGTGAGTCCGATCGATCCGAACTCGTCGACGCGCTCAAAGAGCTCGCCGAGTCCGTCGACCTGCGCAGCGTCATCGATCAGGTCGTCCCCGACGTCTCCCGGGCCGCTGAAATCGGCATCGGGCAATTGCCGACGCGGACCCTTACCGTCTTTTACCAGAACGGCGACGGCCGCGCCGTGGGCTATGATTTCAAGGATGCCCGGCCAAAGCTGCTGCTTTCCTTCGGCATGAGGGCCGACAACCTGCGCGAGGTGGTCCTGCGCGTCGTGCCCGCCATTGACGAGCCCCCGGGCCCGCCGAAATGGGTGGGCGTGCCCGGCGGAGGCTTCCAGCAGATTCAGGAGGAGCGTCGGAAGGTCTTCACGGACCTGGAGTTTTCGGCGACGATTCCGGAGGATGGTTTTCTTCTGATCGGCGGCATGCCGATCATCTATGAACGGCCCTATCTGGGTCGGGCATTTTTTGTGGAGCAGCCGGCGAACGGCATGGACGAAGAGGCGACCCGGGAAAGCATCTTTATCATCTGTCCGGTGATTCACACGGTCGCGGACCGGCTTGGGGTGGTCAGCGCGCCGCTTGGATCGCCGGCGGACAACGAACGCGGGGCAACAGACGGAAAATGACGGAGCACCCGAATCTCTTTCACGATCTGTGGGATCACCTGGGATTTATTTGTCTGGCGCTGGATCCCTCCGGAAACATCCAGCACGCCAATCGAGCGGCCTGCCTTCAGTTTGGAATCTCAGCGCAAAACCAGGGCACGCCGTTCATCGATCTGCTCAGTGAGCCGGATCGCCCGGTGGCGACTGAGCACTTTCGCAGCGCCATCGAGAAAAGCGAATCCAGCGAGATGGAGACGACCTACATCGACGAGGAGGGCGCGCGAACCACGTTCGTCCTGGTCGTATCTCCGATCATTGAGCTCGGTGGCCGCGTGCTCGGCATTTCCCTGTGCATGAGGAACATCTCCGAGCGCAAGCGCCTCTCCAAGGACCTCGCGAGGGCCCGCCGGATGACCTCGCTCGGCAAGATGGCCGGGGCCGTGGCGCATCACTTCAACAACATCCTCGGCGGCATGCTGACCAGCATCGACTACGCCCTGCCCAGCGACAGCCCGCGCGAATTGCGTAAGACGCTTCAGCTTCTCTCCCAGTCGATCGGCCGCGCCACCCGAATCACCCAGCAACTCGCCGCATTCGCCGAGTCGGAAAACGCACAGCACGAACAATCCACCCTCGATCCCATCATGACCAAGTTCATCGCCGTGCTCCGGCCTCGCTGCGAGAAGGCACGCGTCGAGTTGATCGCCAAAGTCGAAGCCACCCCCTCCGGTCTGCTCGATGAAGCGCGCATCGTATCGGTCCTCGAGGGCATCGCCCAGAACTCGATCGACGCCATGCCCGACGGGGGAACCCTGACGGTCGAACTGTCTCACGACGCCGAGAACGCCACCATCTCCATCACCGACTCGGGCTGCGGCATTCCCGAGGATGTTCTCGAACACATCTTCGAACCGTTCTTCACGACAAAGGGGGGTCTG
This genomic stretch from Planctomycetia bacterium harbors:
- a CDS encoding aminotransferase class I/II-fold pyridoxal phosphate-dependent enzyme, whose translation is MDSRQILAERSKKVEFSGIRKFFEMASRITDPCDLSIGLPDYDAPENVKDAAIAAIREGKNRYLPSSGLPELRMRIIEALKAEAGVEQSVLITSGVSGGLTLALLAITNPGDEIVFLDPYFVSYVHLVNMVGGTPVPVSSYPDFAFNAADIEAAITPKTKALMINTPGNPTGRVMKPAEVEAAVAIAKKHNLVLICDEIYDKLCYDGPNVSPIALAPDNALILRGFGKTYGMTGWRMGYAAGPAWLIEEMTKLHQYTYVCAPSMAQFATLTALETDVSGHRRDYSAKRDLVCDLLKGSFDFVRPGGGFYVFPPAPKSFPNATAFAEAAMKESVIVIPGGIFSQRDTHFRISYAASDAMLRRGCEVLCRLAR
- a CDS encoding PAS domain S-box protein, yielding MTEHPNLFHDLWDHLGFICLALDPSGNIQHANRAACLQFGISAQNQGTPFIDLLSEPDRPVATEHFRSAIEKSESSEMETTYIDEEGARTTFVLVVSPIIELGGRVLGISLCMRNISERKRLSKDLARARRMTSLGKMAGAVAHHFNNILGGMLTSIDYALPSDSPRELRKTLQLLSQSIGRATRITQQLAAFAESENAQHEQSTLDPIMTKFIAVLRPRCEKARVELIAKVEATPSGLLDEARIVSVLEGIAQNSIDAMPDGGTLTVELSHDAENATISITDSGCGIPEDVLEHIFEPFFTTKGGLGGGDRDNIGLGLAAVHGLVAEMGGSIKAYSKVGKGTTVQLTLPLHRKAAPPLVDSTGHTDTPNA